The following proteins come from a genomic window of Gossypium raimondii isolate GPD5lz chromosome 5, ASM2569854v1, whole genome shotgun sequence:
- the LOC105769971 gene encoding uncharacterized protein LOC105769971: MDLWAVHLKNANPGNPPASASLLLKRNSIPERPNSCKVSNFGVLPIGVSRTCLPSSSIRSFTVTSMAKNNNHDSSSSPSSGNGDQSIPDRDSSRRNNSSESNKSNGDASQKFLDVNTNWREFRAMLYNNYQVEKTDSVAQGGTPHVSKPLGPKWAHPLSVPETGCVLLATEKLDGVRTFERTVVLLLRSGTRHPQEGPFGVVINRPLHKKIKHMKPNNNELATTFADCSLHFGGPLEASMFLLKVGKKSKIGGFEEVIPGLCFGARNSLDEAAELVKRGTLKSEDFKFFVGYAGWQLDQLREEIESDYWHVAACSPHLIFGDSSDSWSESLWKEILQEMGGHYSELSRKPKEDI; the protein is encoded by the exons GTTGAAGAGGAATTCGATTCCTGAAAGACCCAATTCTTGTAAGGTTTCCAACTTCGGAGTTCTTCCGATCGGGGTTTCAAGAACATGCCTCCCTTCATCTTCCATTCGTTCTTTCACCGTTACGTCTATGGCTAAGAACAATAATCACGATAGTTCATCATCCCCTTCTTCTG GAAATGGTGATCAATCTATTCCTGACCGGGACAGTTCAAGAAGAAATAATTCTTCAGAGAGCAATAAATCTAATGGTGATGCTTCTCAGAAGTTCCTTGATGTAAACACAAACTGGAGGGAGTTCAGAGCAATGCTATATAACAACTACCAG GTGGAAAAGACAGATTCCGTTGCTCAAGGTGGGACACCTCATGTGTCAAAACCTCTTGGCCCGAAATGGGCTCACCCACTTTCAGTGCCAGAGACTGGCTGTGTTCTTCTTGCCACTGAGAAGCTTGATGGAGTTCGCACCTTTGAACGCACGGTGGTTCTGCTTCTCAGATCTGGAACCAGACATCCACAAGAAGGGCCATTTGGGGTTGTTATCAATCGCCCACTTCACAAGAAGATCAAACACATGAAACCCAATAATAATGAATTAGCCACTACTTTTGCTGACTGTTCCCTGCACTTTGGGGGGCCTCTTGAAGCGAGtatgtttcttttaaaagtgGGAAAAAAGTCGAAGATTGGTGGGTTCGAAGAGGTGATTCCTGGCCTCTGTTTCGGTGCTCGAAATAGTTTGGACGAAGCTGCAGAGCTGGTGAAGAGAGGAACACTCAAGTCAGAGGATTTCAAGTTCTTCGTGGGGTATGCAGGATGGCAGCTGGATCAGTTGAGAGAGGAAATCGAATCAGATTATTGGCATGTGGCTGCATGTAGCCCGCATCTGATATTCGGAGATTCTTCTGACAGTTGGTCAGAAAGCTTGTGGAAGGAGATTTTGCAGGAAATGGGTGGTCACTACTCAGAATTAAGCAGGAAGCCTAAGGAAGATATATAG